The Candidatus Bathyarchaeia archaeon sequence CCGCCGTATACAAGCCTAAAAAGCGTCTGATCCAGGTTTCCTATCCGGAAGCCCTGAAAAACCCTCTGATCATTCTACACGAGTTCTACCATCACCTCCGATCTTCCAGGGGGGAGCAGACCGTGGAGAAGAAGGCTGATTCCTTCGCTCAAGAATATTGGCAAGCCTACTGCAAAGATAGTGTTGAAGGCAGGTAAAGGATTCGGCCATTAAACTATAGAGGAAAACCTTGAAGGAGCCGTGCTCCGCTGGAAATGTCGGGAAGGAACGTAATGCCTAAGCTGTCCGCATAATTTTCATCGAATTAAAATTCAATTTTGAGTGGGAATAAGAATTTTATATGAACAATGATGTGATTTATCAGCGAGAAAACTATGAAAAAGAAAATTAAAATAAGCTTAGCTATTTTCCTTATCGAAATTATGGATGTAACCAGTAGATGGGTTATCCTTAATAGCCAGTTGCGAATTCCAAAGGAGCAATTTGGAATTTATCTTTTAGACATCAATGAACTTGTCGTTTCGGACAACGATATCGTTTCATATAATAAAACTTTTCATGAAATCAAACTCAATGAAGAAGGGTTAACGAGAATGAAAACACTCAATTTATATCATGAAATTTTTGTAGTCAAGCTAGACGGTAAAGAAATTTATAGAGGAGCATTTTGGTCAGGTATTTCTTCTCAATCCTACTCAGGAATAGTAATGGTGGATGTTGTACTTATTAGGAATGGCATGACCGATAGTATAATGATAGAAAAGGGTTATCCTTCTCAAGATTATTTTGAGGGCGTAGACCCAAGAAATAGTCCTGAGATATTTGATTACTTTGAAAAAGTGGGTAAGTTAATTTAGTGAGCATCGTAGGATTTCTTTATAGAATAGGAAATTGTGCATAGGTTCTTTATTTATTTTTTGTAAAGAGAGTATAAGAGAGAGTGAAAGAGTAAACTCTTGGTTTGGGGATTAAATTTTAATCCCAGTCATGAACCCCAAACGCGTCCGCCCGCGCGCGCTTTGTCAGTCACAGACAAACACGCAGATGCGCGCAAACAAACTAAGAAAAAAGATAAAAACAAAAAACAGTTTAGAAGGAAACATGTTATGCGAAACCAAAACCCACGGGGGATAGGCTATACCACTAATTAAAAACCAAGCTGAAATAATAAATGATGAACTTATTCAAAATGATCATGCATGCCCAAGTTTTTGGTTTTAGGAAACCTAATTCTTCTTTTGACCCAATCTTTTTGTTCCAAATACCGCTAATATGACTATGGAAACGGCTATTATTGAAATTAAGTAATATAGCGGCCCGGTTTGAGTTTCGAAGACTGGGAACACAACGTATGTTGACAGGTTCACCATCGTGTGGAATAGTAAAGTGGCAAAGATGCTCCCGCCAGTGTTATTGTAAATCCAAGTGAACAATATCGACATGAAAGCCATGGTGAAGATTGATCCTAGAAACATTCCGATCGCGGCTTGGTATTGAGGCCCTGGAGGTTGAGCCATGAAGTTTAAAGGTGAATGCCAAAAAGCCCAAATCACTCCCAACACCACGCTGGATAGAAGAGCCGTGTGACGCATTTGAAGCCGGGGAAGCGCATACCCTCTCCAGCCGAACTCTTCCTCAATTGGTCCTCCAAGGAAGAATATGTAGACAAAATTGAAAAGAATCAGCCAAGGCTGAGATGACGTCGCCAATTCGGGAGCTGTCCCTTCGGTATACCATGCCAAAAAGAGAGAAAAGCCAGTAATAGCAGGCATCAATAGAAAAATTGGGACATACCATATTCCTTCAATTCTAGGGTCAAAACCCCTTCTCAATAATTCTTTAACGCCTTCTTTTCCTTCATTTATGTAAGCGAGCAAAAACGCAGCTAAAAACGGACCAAATGGCGCTACATAAAGCTTTAAACCCCATATTTGCAACAACCAAAAGAACCAAGACCAAGAAAAAGCGATCAGAAAAAACGACAACAAATTACTAATTTCAGACCCGCACCGTCCCAAACAAATAAACCTCCACCCTTATTTTTATATTAAAATTTAATACGTGTTTTCAACCCTTTTTGTGAAGAAGAAACATTTGTTCGAAGATCAGTAGAACATAATGCCTGCTCCAAACTCCTGGGTTAATAATTTCCAAAGGCTTATTGGAAGGGGGTGTCTATTCACGGTCAGTTACCTCATCCTCTTATGGATTAAGTTACACCTATTTTGATCCGAGTCCAAAGAGAGGGTGCATGACATATATAACGGTTGGGTTCGTGGAAGGGTTAGAAGCGTATAGAGTACGTTCGTTTGATTAAGCTAGATGGAGGTTGTCCTAAAATAAGTGATACGCTTTTGTTTAAAAGCTAATTAAGGGAAGGGTTTCAACTAGAGAAACATGGGATTGGTGCATCTGTATACCGGTTATGGGGGTGGGAAAACAACTTCCGCTTTAGGCTTAGCTTTAAGGGCTTTAGGTCACGGACAGAAGGTAATTGTCGTCCAATTTTTGAAAGGGAGAAAAAACATCGGGGAATATAAAATCCGAGATAAGTTGGCGCCAGACTATGAGATATATCAGTTTGGTTCTCCAAGATTTGTTGATCCGAAGAATTTAAAGCCTAAAGACTACGAACTTGCTAGAAAGGGATTAGAATTCGCGAAAAGAGCTTTGAAAAGAAAGCCAAATCTTTTGATTCTGGATGAGATAAACTTAGCTGCCGCCGGCGGCTTAGTAAAAGTTGAGGAGATTCTTGACCTGTTAAAAAATGTTCCTAAAAAAACCATAGTTATACTTACAGGAAGGTTCGCGCCCGACGAACTGATTAACAGAGCCGATATAGTGACAGCCGTTGAAGACATAAAGGGAATGAAAAAGCGATCGCCAGCGAGAAAAGGCTACGAATACTAAGTTTCCTTCCAACACGCCCACGCTTCGCCTACTTATAAACTAACCTGGAGATATCGCTTTTCTCGCCGTCTACACGAGGTCTTCACTTTAGCTTTCGGTTTAAAGCATTAAATTTTAATAGCCCGCAAACCTCTTCCAGTCTTGATGCGAAATCCATTAAATAGTTTACGAAAAAGCTTGAAAGACAACCTCCTGCTAGTTGAAGAATATTGGCCCGAATTTTGAAAATCACCTTCTACTTCGCATTTCTTAACATTAATAACTCGAAATGTTAAACATTTTCAACAAACGCCAAAGTTAAAAGTAAAGAGTTATTAAAAACATTTCCCATAAATTTTGACCTACAAAATTCCCTCAGTCGTTTTAATTTCCCCAAGCCTAGGTTGACTCGGATGAAGTTATACCAGTCTTGTAAGGGCTTAGGAATGCCTGAACTGATCGTGGCTTTTGGAATCAGTGGAGGTACATGTCGTCATCGAGCCGTGAGGGCTCTGCCGCGCAGATCAGTCCACATCATCCAACATTGAAACTTTAGTTTTACGATTTAAACTTTTATAGTTTTCCAAGCTTCCTCTATCAGCTGTTCCGTGTATGGAGCTTTAAAGCCAATTTTCTTAAACCATTCTTTCACTTCTGTTAAGTTTAGGTTTCTCATCTTTCTAATCGTCGACTTGATGAATTCATATCTTTCATGGGGGTAAACAATCCACGCTGACGTTTCGTCAACATAGTATTCAGGCTTTAGGACGCTGTGAGGCTTGTAATGTAAGGTGGCTATCTTGATTTCCCCCGCTCCCTCTTGAACTAAGCTTTTTCTAACTTCGGATAGGCTTAAACCCGTATCCGAAACATCGTCCACGACGAGAACCTTTAACCCTCTTACATCTGTTGAAACAGGTTGGGTTATCCTCGGCTTTTTCCCGGTTTTTGCAACGTCTTCATAGAACTCAGCTTTGATGTTAGCGAGGTTTGTGTTTTCCAGCAAGTCCGACAGTATTCTAGCCGGTATCCACCCTCCTCTAGCAACCCCAACGATCACATCGGGTTTAAAATCGTCCTCTTTAATCCTCTTAGATAGCTCAATGCACATTCTGTATATGTCTTCCCACTCTAGGATCAAGTATTCCTGCTCAGCCATCCTCGATGCCTCGCCTTAATTGGTAGAAAGGTGTGATTACCACTTATATTTAGGTTTGCGATTCAATTCCTCATGTGGGTTCGAGGCATTGTTGAGTTCGGTAAAGTGGTCGCGGCGCTCGGCCTCGTGGAGGTGAAGCCATTCAACATCGACGACGTTTTGGCGAAGGTTAAAAGTCTTTGCAGGGATGTTGATGTTCAGCTTCTCTCCCCCCGATGTTTAGCGGGATTCGACCACATCTACTTCGCATCGTTAAACGCGCTGAAAGCCTTCAAACAGGGTCGAAACATCTCCAGGAGTCCAGCGATGGAGGTGGTCGTATATGCTTCGGCTCAGAGGCAGATAGAAAAGGCCATTCGCTATCTGGGTGTTAAAAACAGCGAGGGAAGTGTTGTGATCGTAGCCCTGGGACCTGACAAAGAGCGGGTTACAAGCTGCGTTGAGGCGGTTGCCGCGATGATGGGTGGGCGGGTTCAGGACTCGGTCATTGACATCACGGGGAATGAGAAGCTGGAATACGTTAAACGTTTTTTCGGGATTACGGACGCTGAGGTGGAGGCGGTTCGGAGGCATGGGGAAGAGGAGGTTAAGGTGGTTGAAAGGCTTGTGGTGGAACGTATGGCCGTTTTATCAGCCACAGTTTAAAGCGTCCTCTTCTCCCTTTCAATCGACAATATGGCGTCGGGTTTAATGACCGAAACCCCAGCTATTTTCCCAATCACCTCAACCAGCAAGATTTTATCCGGCTGCTCAAGGCTTACTTTTCTATCGACCTTAGGGGCTATGGCTTGAATAATTTCAGCTGACTTGAGGTTTGTCCTTCTTTTCTCAACGGTTATACGGTAGGATTCCTCCTCTTCTATGAGGTTGGAAAGCTCCAACGCTTTTGACTCTATGCTGCTAAGGGTTGAATCGGTAACCGCTTGAATGGGCACAATCCTCAAGACGTACCTAAACTCCCAAGGCCTCTCTCGGAGAACATCCCTCAGAGCGTTAACAGCCTTAACCGGGTCTAAAGTCGTTTTGGAAACCAGCAACCCAACCAACCCTGTAGGCTCAACCTTGACATCGGGGTCTCCAACCTCCCTTAGGAGATACCAGGCCTCGCTGCAAGCGTTCCTCTCGTTACCCCTTGAAGTAGAGATCATGAGGTTAAAGTCTCTCATCAAACCATAAATCCTCCATTTAAAAATCTAGATGCCTTCCAAAATAAAGCGTTCGCCCGTCCCCTTAAAGACATCGTTATAGGCTTCAGCCTGAGGGGTTTAAAAGAGCCGGAAGATTTAGGTGACACCAGCGCTAGCTTTACCTCTTTCATCGATATAGGAACGTCGAAATTGTTACTCTACGATCTTCCCAAGACATGCTGACGCCGAGGAGAACATTACAGCGTCGAAAATGGTTATCGCTACTACGTCGATTGGAAGATTAGAGATGTTGCCTGTAATTAAGAGGCTTCTAACAGCATCCACCGTATAGCTCAAAGGGTTGAACGCGGCGGAGCGCTGTAAAATGGGAGGCATCATGTTGACAGGGTACAGGGCGTTGCTGACGAAGAAGAGTGGGAACGTGAGAGCCGCGCCGATCCCCATGAACCTTTCCCGCGTTTTAACGAAAGAGGCTATGAGGATGGAAAGGGATGCGAAGCCTCCTGACGCGAAGAAGATGATCAGAAAGGCGGTGATCAAATATAGCGCGTTCGAAGCGAATTTAACTCCGATCAGGAGAGCGACGGGGAGGATGATGAGGGCTTGGAAGATCGCCCTCACCCCTGCGGATAGTGATCTGCCGATAACCGTTGCGTACCTTGATGCAGGCGTGACGTAGAGTCTCTTTAGGATGCCGGACTCCCGCTCCCAGACCATGATTAGGCCGAAAAAGATCGAAGTAAAAGTAGTGGACTGGATAAGCACCCCAGGTGTAATGTAATCGGTGTACGGTATCCCCCCTGTAGGTATTCCGCGGACGCCGCTCATGACGGGTCCGAAAACGGCGATCCATAGGATTGGTTGAACGGCTCGGGAGTAAAGCTCCATCCTATCATGTTTAACGCGTCTCAACTCAAGCTCAAGCATCACGAAAATATGCCTTAATGATTCAAGCAAGTTTCCTCTACCCTCTTTTAATGGCTCCTCTTACCCGTTTTACTTCAGTCACTTCTCCACCAGACTCAAGCCTAGTTCCAGCGTATTTCAGGAAGACATCGTCGAGAGATGGTTTGGTTATCGAAACCCTCTTGACGGTGACCTTCTCTCGTCTGGCCGCTTCCATTATGCTTGGTAAAGCTGTCTCCGCGTCGTTGACGATGACTGTCAGTTCAGAATCGTTAAAGATGACTTTTCTTACACTGTTTGTCTCTTTTATCCTTTTCAACAAGCCCTCAACCTCATGTGTATTTAAAGCGATTCGGACCACCTCCCCTCCCACAGATTGCTCCAGCTCTTTAACCGACCCCCTCTTCACGATGGCGCCTCGGTTGATGATGGCAACCTCGTCTGAATAGTGTTCCGCCTCATCCATGTAATGGGTGTTAAAGAAAACCGTGACACCATACTCCTTTTTGAAGGATGTGAGCTTTTCCCAGATAACCTTCCTCGCGGAGGGGTCGAGGCCGATAGTAGGTTCATCCAAGAACAGGATCTTCGGCTTCATCATAAGAGCGGATGCGATTTCAAGCCTCCTAATCATGCCGCCGGAATATGTGTTCACAAGTTTGTTCCTTAATTCAGTTAAGCCCATATTCTCAAGGGCCTCCTCAACGGCTCTTCTTCTCTCATTTGAGGGGAGTCTGTAAATCTTCGCGTAGATGAGCAGGTTCTCGTAGCCACTAACATCCGTCCAAACACTTATTTCTTGGGGTACGTAGCTCACGAGCTTCCTCACACGGTCGCCGTGCTTGAGTACGTTTAACCCAAAGACGTAGGCTTCACCGAAGGTAGGTTTAAGCTGTGTTGTCAATATCCTCATCAGCGTCGTTTTACCGGCACCATTGGGACCGATTAATGAAAAAATGGAGCCTTGATCAACATCCAAGTCGACTCCGTTAAGGGCCCTAACCCCGCCTTCGTAGACTTTTACAAGGTTTCTGACAGTGACAGCTGAACCCAACTATCCTACCCGCCTCCGTAACCGAGAAAAGGTACGTTAAAAAGTTTTCCAAACTGGAAGATTGCTCGACAAAGTTTAGGCGCAACCCTCAAATACATATCGAGCTTCCGAACTAGAATTTTTATCCAGCTGGCTTATGGCTTACTGGAGAGCGTTATGGGGTGTAAGGGTGACAAAGAAGTCGTGGGGTTTTGAGCTCATAGGCTTAAAACTCTTACTTTCATGACCATATCAGAGCCTATGCACCTTTCAGCCGCGCTGGAGCGAGTTAGAGTTTAATGGTGGGTGGCTTCGATCCGCCCTAGTGGCGGATAAAAATGTGAGCTTAAGTTTATATACGCGTTTTCGACGTGAAAATTAAAGCTGGGAAGTGTCAGATCTTGCTTGAGGAAGAGGATTGGGAGGAAGACTGGGAAGAAGAAGAGTGGGAGGAAGAGGTTGAGGAAGAAGAGTGGTAGTTGTCCACTCTCCTGCTGAATCATCCAGCCCTATTTTATTTTCTTTGGTGTAGCTGATGGGTAGGTTAGCGGTTCTAGATAGGGAGCGTTGTAAACCTAAAGACTGTGGTCTACCATGCGTGAAGTACTGTCCTGAGGTGAGGAACAGGGTTGAGGCGATTAAGCTTGACGAGTCGGGTAAGTTTGTTGTGGTTTCGGAAAACCTGTGCAGTGGATGCGGCATATGCGTGAAGAAGTGTCCATTTAAAGCGTTGTCGGTGGTAAACCTTCCTCAGGAGCTTGACGTGGAGTGTAGCCATCGATATGGGTTGAACGCGTTCAAGTTGTTCAGGCTTCCAACGCCTAGGGATGGAACCGTTACCGGGCTGATCGGGCGAAACGGTATAGGGAAGTCGACGGCCCTTAAGATCCTGTCTGGTGAAATTAAACCCAACCTAGGTCGATTTACAGACCCTCCAGAATGGGAGGAGGTTATAAGGGCCTACAGGGGTTCCACGTTGCAGAACTATTTCACAGCGTTGAGCGAGCAAAGGCTAAAGGTGGTTTCTAAGCCTCAGCATGTTGACCTCATACCGAGGTACGTGAACGAGGAGGTCTCCGAACTCCTAAGCAGAATCGACGAGCGTGGAGCCTTAAACTGGATGAAGGAGCTCTTAAGCCTAGAGGAGGTTTGGGAGAGGACTACCAGCGTGTTAAGCGGCGGCGAGCTGCAGAGGGTGGCCGTGGCCGCGGCTTTATGCCGAAACGCTGATGTATATATTTTCGACGAGCCCTCAAGCCACTTGGACGTTCACCAACGTCTAATGGTGGCTCGAGCCATCAGAACCTTGATCAGAGAGGATAAGACGGTTCTGTTGGCGGAGCATGATTTGGCTCTGCTGGACTACTTGTCAGATCACATATGCGTGTTCTACGGTAAGCCCGGCGTTTACGGGGTTGTGTCTAGACCTCACGGGGTTAGGGTTGGAGTTAACATTTATCTGGACGGATTTCTCCCCGACGAGAATATGAGGTTTAGGGCTGAGCCCATACGGTTTCATGTAAAGCCGCCAAGGGATGAGAGTAAGGTGGGGAGGATCCTTGAATGGGACGCGATGAGAAAATCCTACGACGAGTTTACCTTGAAGGTTGGGCCGGGTAGGGTTCAAGGCGGCGAGGTTGTAGGGATGCTCGGGCCAAATGGGATAGGTAAGACCACGTTAGTCAAGATGCTGGCTGGGTTTGAGGAGCCTGACGAGGGATACGTGCCCACAGAGGGTTTGAAAATAAGCTACAAGCCTCAGTACATTTCTGGGGAGTATCGGGGGACGGTTGAATCGATTCTTAAGGAGGCTGCTGGACCACGGTATATGGAGGAAGGGTTTAGGGGTAAAGTTCTAAGCTCCCTCAACCTCATTGACTTCTTGGATAGGGATGTGGAAGGTCTCAGCGGCGGCGAGCTGCAGAGGGTGGCGATAGCGGCCTGCTTGTTCAGAGACGCCGACGTATATTTTCTAGACGAGCCCAGCGCGTATCTGGACGTGGAGGAGAGGCTGGGGATGACTAGGCTTGTTCGAGACGTTGCGGAGGAAAGGGAAGCGTTCGCCTTCGTAGTGGAGCATGATTTAATTGCTCAAGACTTCGTAGCCGACAAGCTGATGGTGTTCACTGGTAGGCCTGGGGTTGAGGGGTACGCCAACCCTCCCACCGACCTGAGAAGCGGCATGAACGTCTTTCTAGCGGAAATGGACGTTACTTTTAGAAGGGACCCGTCTTCGGGGAGGCCGAGAGTGAATAAGCCGGATAGTAGGGTGGATAGGTCGCAGAAGGAGGTCGGCGAATACTACTACGTTCCACCGGGTTAGCCGCTACATTTCTTCTACTTCTTCAAGCTTTCTTGGAAGATATTGGTCTACGATGAAGGTTAAACCATACCTGCTGAAGGCTTCCTGCTCAGCCTTCTTCCTTATCTTTAAGAAGGTTTCGATCTCCCTCCTCCAAAGCTTGGATCCGTATCGAGGATCCTTCTTCAACTCGTATAGCCTTTTAACGTCTAAGTCGTTAAGGGGATCTGAAGGCAACTTGTAATCCACGATGTCAGTCGCCCAAACTCCAGCCCACTTGGCGTCAGGTGTGTTCAACTCTCGAAGGTGGGCGGCGTTGGCTGAGCCGCTCACTATGACCATGGCTATGTGCATTCCCCACGGGTCTCCGTCGGTTAAGATGATCACAGGTAGCTTCAGCTCCTTGTTCAGCCTTCTTATCAAGGCCCTGGTGGCGCGTGGTGCCTGTCCAGCCGTCTGCACCAGTATGGCTTTAAACCTCTCATGAACCCTTTCCTCAACGAACCTTGTGAAGAGCGCGCCTTTCTCGATGGCTATGACCTTGTCTGCCTTACACTCTTTGAACTCCGCGCTGGTTAAGGCTGGGCCGATCATCACTCCATCCGGGTGGCTGGTTAGGTTAAGGGTTTTACCCTCATACCCGGGCACTGTGTACTCTATGGTGAGGTCGCCGAATATGGCGCTTCTCTCTTCAGGGAATACGTGGAACTCCTCTCTAGCCCTACCCACGACCGTTTCGAGGTCTGTGAGTATGCTGTCGCTTTCAGGTTGGTCGATGAAGTTCACGTCGAAGGCCTGCGCGGAGTAGAATACATCCCTTAACGTGCTGGTTCGGTTTTGCTGGGTTAGCTCCTTGACGAAGTAAGCCGCCCAGATCAGCTGGGTGAATGGTCTGATGTGACGAATGTTCCTCGCGCTTCTCCTAACGTTTTTCCCACCTAAAATGTACTGCCTCAGCTTGTCGTCATAGCGTATGTTTGAGATCGAGCGGCTTGGCATCTCTATCCAAGGAAACTCTCCTTCGCTTAACTGATGGTATACGGTTTCCCCCAGCCTCGTAAGGTCTTTTAACACCTGTATTCTTCTGTCTTTCACGGTTCCCGCTTCTCCACCGGCTCCGGGGCCTCCGTTCCCACCTTTTCCCCTCTTACCAGCTTTACTCATATTTTCCCACCTTGGACAGCAACGCCTCTATTTCAGGCTCCCTCTGCTTATCCGCGAGCTTCGTGGAGAAGGTGGCTATTTTCGGCAGGAACTTTAGAAACACGTCTAACCGTTTTTTCTGTCTCTCTAGGGATTGTTTTCTAGTAAGGTAGGCGGAGAGTCCTCTAGCCACCTCTCTGAGGGCGTTGATGATTTCTCTTTCGACTTCAGGTCGATCGGCTATAAACTCCTTTCCCACCGTTTTGTACGGCACTTTCGTGCTGCAGATGTGGATGAAAACGGCTATGGGGCCGTCCGTTGGAATCTTATACCTTCGCCAGTCAATGAGGTTGTTCACAACCTTCCATGAAACATCGCTCGCCTCGTCGAACAATAGTGGTATCTTATTGGCGTAACGGTAGAGTTGTATTCTATTTAGCTTGGGAATTTCTCCGCCGTAGGCGATCCCGGCTTCGACGATGAAGGGGAATCCAGAGTAGGCTGAGGGCTGTCTTTGAGTGACAGCCACGAACTCAGGGTTGAGCTCCTTTCTGATGCCGGTTTCCAGCAGTTTGACGCCGATGGGGGACAGGCAGCTGGGGTCGGGTGGCAGGAATCCCTCGTAGTTTTTCATGGCGTTGGCTAGGACTACGATTTCCCCAGGGTTCAGCTTTTTAGGATCCTTTCTAAAGTCGATCTCAGCGTACTCCAGAAACTTCTTGGCGGTTGTTTCCCCTACCCTTTGGAAGTGTTTTTTCATGAATTCCTTCATGTTCCTTGTCTCCGTCGCCGCTATCATTCTCTTCAAGGTTTCCGCGTCGACTCCGTGGGGATGTGGCTTAGTGGTTTTGGGTGGGGGTGGCATGTTCTCCGTTGCTCTGAGGAATCGGTAAAGTCTACCCCTCGGGTCGATGAACGTGATGTCAGCGTAGGGGGCTACGATGGCCGTTTGTTTCAGGTAATCCAGTATCTTAGGCATGGCCCTTAAGTAATCGGCTTCGGTTTGGAATTGAATGATGGTTCCACGCCATTTCCTCGTTTTCAGCTCCCTTTTGCTTAAGATGATTGGCTTATTGCTCTGTATATCTATCATTAACTGGAATTCACAGGCCCCGGATTTCCCTGTGCTGGATACAACCAGGGTTCCCGTGTGGGTGGTTATCTGGCCGTAAAGCAGCGCCATTTTTCCACCTAAACCGAAAGTCCCCCTTGTCTGCCTCAGGTGGTATTTGGATCCGTAGAGGATTTGGGCGAAGGCTGATGGGATATGCTCAGCCGGTATTCCTAGACCGTTGTCCTCCACTCTAACCTCGTAGACGCTGGTGGACTTGGACGTTTCCTTCACCTCGGAGACTCTGATGTACAGGTTCGGTGGGATGCGTTGCATTTCACACGCGTCTAGGCTGTTTTCCACAAGCTCCCTCACAGTTGTGTACATGGCCCTAGCGGGGTTGGTGAACCCGGCTATGTCCCGGTTTCGGTAAAAGAAGTCGGCTGGGCTGATTTCTTGGAATACTTCAGTCATGGCCTAAGCCTCCGGTCTACTGTTTTCCCAGAGCTTCACCTTCATCTTCTTTTTTAACTCTCCTCTTTTAATTCTCAAGTATTTATATACGGTGTTGTGCTGTCTTCCGTCTATAAGCATCGTCACAGCCTCCCTGGCGATGGAAACGTTTTCGTAGCCTCCGATGATGGCGACCGTGTGGCCGTACACGGACAAGCTCACCCCAGCCATCTCTTCTATCAATCTTCGCGCCTTACCTCTTTTCCCGATGATTCTTCCCTTAATCCTCTGTATTTGAGGCTCATTTTTCCCGAAGATGTCCCTTAGATCGATGATGTCGATCATATGCTCTTCGTCGAGGAGGTGGAAGGCCCTTTCAGGGGAGAAGCCCCTAGCCACGGCTTCCACGATGTCCCTGGCCTTCAACGCGTTAACGACTTCACCTTCATTTTCCACCTTCACCTCGCCAGTCCGACTGTCCACCGTGAGCTTTACGTTCAAAGATTCCTCTATCCTCTTTTTCACAGCTCCACCGTGGCCTATG is a genomic window containing:
- a CDS encoding CPBP family intramembrane glutamic endopeptidase, encoding MQIWGLKLYVAPFGPFLAAFLLAYINEGKEGVKELLRRGFDPRIEGIWYVPIFLLMPAITGFSLFLAWYTEGTAPELATSSQPWLILFNFVYIFFLGGPIEEEFGWRGYALPRLQMRHTALLSSVVLGVIWAFWHSPLNFMAQPPGPQYQAAIGMFLGSIFTMAFMSILFTWIYNNTGGSIFATLLFHTMVNLSTYVVFPVFETQTGPLYYLISIIAVSIVILAVFGTKRLGQKKN
- a CDS encoding cob(I)yrinic acid a,c-diamide adenosyltransferase encodes the protein MGLVHLYTGYGGGKTTSALGLALRALGHGQKVIVVQFLKGRKNIGEYKIRDKLAPDYEIYQFGSPRFVDPKNLKPKDYELARKGLEFAKRALKRKPNLLILDEINLAAAGGLVKVEEILDLLKNVPKKTIVILTGRFAPDELINRADIVTAVEDIKGMKKRSPARKGYEY
- a CDS encoding phosphoribosyltransferase encodes the protein MAEQEYLILEWEDIYRMCIELSKRIKEDDFKPDVIVGVARGGWIPARILSDLLENTNLANIKAEFYEDVAKTGKKPRITQPVSTDVRGLKVLVVDDVSDTGLSLSEVRKSLVQEGAGEIKIATLHYKPHSVLKPEYYVDETSAWIVYPHERYEFIKSTIRKMRNLNLTEVKEWFKKIGFKAPYTEQLIEEAWKTIKV
- the cgi121 gene encoding KEOPS complex subunit Cgi121; the protein is MWVRGIVEFGKVVAALGLVEVKPFNIDDVLAKVKSLCRDVDVQLLSPRCLAGFDHIYFASLNALKAFKQGRNISRSPAMEVVVYASAQRQIEKAIRYLGVKNSEGSVVIVALGPDKERVTSCVEAVAAMMGGRVQDSVIDITGNEKLEYVKRFFGITDAEVEAVRRHGEEEVKVVERLVVERMAVLSATV
- a CDS encoding THUMP domain-containing protein, encoding MRDFNLMISTSRGNERNACSEAWYLLREVGDPDVKVEPTGLVGLLVSKTTLDPVKAVNALRDVLRERPWEFRYVLRIVPIQAVTDSTLSSIESKALELSNLIEEEESYRITVEKRRTNLKSAEIIQAIAPKVDRKVSLEQPDKILLVEVIGKIAGVSVIKPDAILSIEREKRTL
- a CDS encoding ABC transporter permease; this translates as MLESLRHIFVMLELELRRVKHDRMELYSRAVQPILWIAVFGPVMSGVRGIPTGGIPYTDYITPGVLIQSTTFTSIFFGLIMVWERESGILKRLYVTPASRYATVIGRSLSAGVRAIFQALIILPVALLIGVKFASNALYLITAFLIIFFASGGFASLSILIASFVKTRERFMGIGAALTFPLFFVSNALYPVNMMPPILQRSAAFNPLSYTVDAVRSLLITGNISNLPIDVVAITIFDAVMFSSASACLGKIVE
- a CDS encoding ATP-binding cassette domain-containing protein, which translates into the protein MGSAVTVRNLVKVYEGGVRALNGVDLDVDQGSIFSLIGPNGAGKTTLMRILTTQLKPTFGEAYVFGLNVLKHGDRVRKLVSYVPQEISVWTDVSGYENLLIYAKIYRLPSNERRRAVEEALENMGLTELRNKLVNTYSGGMIRRLEIASALMMKPKILFLDEPTIGLDPSARKVIWEKLTSFKKEYGVTVFFNTHYMDEAEHYSDEVAIINRGAIVKRGSVKELEQSVGGEVVRIALNTHEVEGLLKRIKETNSVRKVIFNDSELTVIVNDAETALPSIMEAARREKVTVKRVSITKPSLDDVFLKYAGTRLESGGEVTEVKRVRGAIKRG
- a CDS encoding ribosome biogenesis/translation initiation ATPase RLI, coding for MGRLAVLDRERCKPKDCGLPCVKYCPEVRNRVEAIKLDESGKFVVVSENLCSGCGICVKKCPFKALSVVNLPQELDVECSHRYGLNAFKLFRLPTPRDGTVTGLIGRNGIGKSTALKILSGEIKPNLGRFTDPPEWEEVIRAYRGSTLQNYFTALSEQRLKVVSKPQHVDLIPRYVNEEVSELLSRIDERGALNWMKELLSLEEVWERTTSVLSGGELQRVAVAAALCRNADVYIFDEPSSHLDVHQRLMVARAIRTLIREDKTVLLAEHDLALLDYLSDHICVFYGKPGVYGVVSRPHGVRVGVNIYLDGFLPDENMRFRAEPIRFHVKPPRDESKVGRILEWDAMRKSYDEFTLKVGPGRVQGGEVVGMLGPNGIGKTTLVKMLAGFEEPDEGYVPTEGLKISYKPQYISGEYRGTVESILKEAAGPRYMEEGFRGKVLSSLNLIDFLDRDVEGLSGGELQRVAIAACLFRDADVYFLDEPSAYLDVEERLGMTRLVRDVAEEREAFAFVVEHDLIAQDFVADKLMVFTGRPGVEGYANPPTDLRSGMNVFLAEMDVTFRRDPSSGRPRVNKPDSRVDRSQKEVGEYYYVPPG
- a CDS encoding DNA topoisomerase IV subunit A, whose product is MPSRSISNIRYDDKLRQYILGGKNVRRSARNIRHIRPFTQLIWAAYFVKELTQQNRTSTLRDVFYSAQAFDVNFIDQPESDSILTDLETVVGRAREEFHVFPEERSAIFGDLTIEYTVPGYEGKTLNLTSHPDGVMIGPALTSAEFKECKADKVIAIEKGALFTRFVEERVHERFKAILVQTAGQAPRATRALIRRLNKELKLPVIILTDGDPWGMHIAMVIVSGSANAAHLRELNTPDAKWAGVWATDIVDYKLPSDPLNDLDVKRLYELKKDPRYGSKLWRREIETFLKIRKKAEQEAFSRYGLTFIVDQYLPRKLEEVEEM